One genomic segment of Balaenoptera musculus isolate JJ_BM4_2016_0621 chromosome 11, mBalMus1.pri.v3, whole genome shotgun sequence includes these proteins:
- the GTPBP2 gene encoding GTP-binding protein 2 isoform X4, translated as MKWRLQEGRGEAVYQIGVEDNGLLVGLAEEEMRASLKTLHRMAEKVGADITVLREREVDYDSDMPRKITEVLVRKVPDNQQFLDLRVAVLGNVDSGKSTLLGVLTQGELDNGRGRARLNLFRHLHEIQSGRTSSISFEILGFNSKGEVVNYSDSRTAEEICESSSKMITFIDLAGHHKYLHTTIFGLTSYCPDCALLLVSANTGIAGTTREHLGLALALKVPFFIVVSKVDLCAKTTVERTVRQLERVLKQPGCHKVPMLVTSEDDAVTAAQQFAQSPNVTPIFTLSSVSGESLDLLKVFLNILPPLTNSKEQEELMQQLTEFQVDEIYTVPEVGTVVGGTLSSGICREGDQLVVGPTDDGCFLELRVCSIQRNRSACRVLRAGQAATLALGDFDRALLRKGMVMVSPEMNPTICSVFEAEIVLLFHATTFRRGFQVTVHVGNVRQTAVVEKIHAKDKLRTGEKAVVRFRFLKHPEYLKVGAKLLFREGVTKGIGHVTDVQAIAAGEAQANMGF; from the exons ATGAAGTGGCGGCTCCAGGAGGGCCGCGGTGAGGCTGTCTACCAGATTGGAGTAGAAGACAATGGGCTGCTGGTGGGGCTGGCTGAGGAGGAGATGCGGGCCTCCCTCAAGACCCTGCACCGGATGGCAGAGAA GGTCGGGGCAGACATCACTGTTCTCCGGGAGCGAGAAGTGGACTATGATAGTGACATGCCCCGGAAGATCACCGAGGTGCTGGTACGAAAGGTCCCTGACAACCAACAG TTCCTGGACCTCCGTGTGGCTGTCCTGGGGAATGTGGACTCAGGGAAGTCGACTCTGCTTGGAGTCTTGACCCAAGGAGAGCTGGACAATGGGCGGGGCCGGGCTCGGCTGAACCTTTTCCGCCACCTGCATGAGATTCAGTCCGGCCGAACCTCCAGCATCAGCTTCGAGATCCTGGGCTTTAACAGCAAGGGAGAG GTGGTGAATTACAGTGACTCACGGACGGCAGAAGAGATCTGTGAGAGCAGCTCCAAGATGATCACCTTCATCGACCTGGCAGGCCACCACAAGTACCTGCACACCACCATCTTCGGCCTCACCTCCTACTGCCCTGACTGTGCCCTGCTCCTTGTCAGTGCTAACACTGGGATTG CCGGCACCACAAGAGAACATCTGGGGCTGGCACTGGCCCTGAAAGTGCCCTTCTTCATCGTGGTCAGCAAGGTGGACCTGTGTGCCAAGACCACAGTGGAGAGGACGGTACGCCAGCTAGAGCGGGTCCTCAAGCAGCCTGGCTGCCACAAGGTCCCCATGCTGGTCACCTCTGAGGACGATGCCGTCACTGCTGCCCAGCAGTTTGCCCAGTCCCCCAA TGTCACCCCCATCTTCACACTGTCCAGCGTGTCTGGAGAGAGTCTGGACCTGCTCAAAGTCTTTCTGAATATTCTGCCGCCACTCACCAACAGCAAAGAGCAGGAGGAACTCATGCAGCAGCTGACGGAGTTCCAG GTGGATGAAATCTACACAGTACCAGAGGTGGGGACAGTTGTTGGAGGGACACTTTCCAG TGGGATTTGCCGTGAGGGCGACCAGCTGGTGGTGGGCCCCACGGACGATGGCTGCTTCCTGGAGCTGAGAGTATGCAGCATCCAACGCAACCGCTCTGCCTGTCGTGTGCTGCGAGCTGGTCAGGCCGCTACGCTGGCCCTCGGGGACTTTGACCGAGCACTCCTTCGCAAG GGCATGGTGATGGTGAGCCCAGAGATGAATCCCACCATCTGCTCAGTGTTCGAGGCAGAGATAGTCCTGCTGTTCCACGCCACCACCTTCCGGCGAGGCTTCCAGGTGACAGTACACGTGGGCAACGTACGTCAAACAGCAGTGGTGGAAAAGATCCATGCCAAG GACAAGCTGCGGACAGGGGAGAAGGCAGTGGTACGTTTCCGCTTCCTGAAACACCCAGAGTACCTGAAGGTGGGCGCCAAGCTGCTGTTCCGGGAGGGTGTCACCAAGGGCATCGGCCATGTCACTGATGTGCAAGCCATTGCAGCGGGAGAGGCCCAGGCCAACATGGGCTTCTGA
- the POLH gene encoding DNA polymerase eta, which yields MANGQDRVVTLVDMDCFFVQVEQRQNPHLRNKPCAVVQYKSWKGGGIVAVSYEARAFGVTRNMWADDAKKLCPDLLLAQVRETHGKANLTKYREASVEVMEVMSRFAAIERASIDEAYVDLTSAVQERLQKLQGQPLSADLLPTTYIEGLPQSLTTAEGTVQKEEMRKQGLLQWLDSLQTDNTTSPDLQLTVGAVIVEEMRAAIERQTGLQCSAGISHNKVLAKLACGLNKPNRQTLVSHGSVPQLFSQVPISKIRNLGGKLGASVIEILGVEYMGELTQFTESQLQSHFGEKNGSWLYAMCRGIEHEPVRPRQIPKTIGCGKNFPGKTALAAPEQVQWWLLQLAQELEERLIKDRNNNDRVATQLAVSIRVQGDKRLSSLRRCCALIRYDAHKMSHDAFAVIRNCNTSVTQTEWSPPLTMVFLCATKFSASAPSPGTDITIFLSSDPSSPSKVPITSSEAKTQENGPAVTTTKKATTSLESFFQKAAEKQKVKEASLSSLTATTQAPISNSPSKPSLPFQTSRTSGTEPFFKQKSLLLKQKQLTNVFFPPQKPQSSPKELPNCFPAECPDCAPVCEKVKLGSFKATPAEMDLAQNSLSSLTSLTSKSALEVAQKATTTSSLLAAEDQVPCEKCGSLVPVWEMPEHTDYHFALDLQKSFLQPHSSNPQVVPASSPQGKRNPKSPLASNNKRPRPQGMQTLESFFKPLTH from the exons ATGGCTAATGGACAAGACCGGGTAGTTACTCTAGTGGACATGGACTGTTTTTTTGTTCAAGTGGAACAGCGGCAAAATCCTCATTTGAGGAATAAACCTTGTGCAGTTGTACAGTACAAATCATGGAAGGGTGGTGG AATCGTTGCAGTAAGTTACGAAGCTCGTGCATTTGGGGTCACTAGAAACATGTGGGCAGATGATGCTAAGAAGTTATGTCCAGATCTTCTACTGGCACAAGTTCGTGAGACCCATGGAAAAGCTAACCTCACCAA GTACCGGGAAGCCAGTGTGGAAGTGATGGAGGTAATGTCTCGTTTTGCTGCGATTGAACGTGCCAGCATTGATGAGGCTTATGTAGACCTGACCAGTGCTGTACAAGAGAGACTGCAAAAGCTCCAAGGTCAGCCTCTCTCAGCAGACTTGTTGCCAACCACCTACATTGAAGGGTTGCCCCAAAGCCTTACAACAGCAGAAGGGACTGTTCAGAAAG AGGAAATGCGAAAACAAGGCTTATTGCAATGGCTTGATTCTCTTCAGACTGATAACACCACCTCTCCAGACCTACAGCTCACTGTGGGCGCAGTGATCGTGGAGGAAATGAGAGCAGCCATAGAGAGGCAGACTGGTCTTCAGTGTTCAGCCGGGATTTCACACAATAAG GTTCTGGCAAAGCTGGCCTGTGGACTAAACAAGCCCAACCGGCAGACCCTGGTCTCACATGGGTCAGTCCCACAGCTCTTCAGCCAAGTGCCTATTAGCAAAAT CCGTAATCTTGGAGGAAAGCTAGGGGCTTCTGTCATTGAAATCCTGGGGGTAGAATACATGGGAGAACTGACCCAGTTCActgaatcccagctccagagTCATTTTGGggagaagaatgg ATCTTGGCTATATGCCATGTGCCGGGGGATTGAACATGAACCAGTTAGACCCAGGCAAATACCCAAAACCATTGGCTGCGGCAAGAACTTCCCAGGAAAAACAGCTCTGGCTGCTCCGGAACAG GTACAATGGTGGCTTTTGCAATTAGCCCAGGAACTAGAGGAGAGACTAATCAAGGACCGAAATAAt AATGACAGGGTGGCCACTCAGTTGGCTGTGAGCATTCGCGTACAAGGAGACAAACGTCTCAGCAGCCTGCGCCGCTGCTGTGCCCTTATTCGCTATGATGCTCACAAGATGAGCCATGATGCATTTGCTGTCATCAGGAACTGTAACACTTCAGTAACCCAAACTGAATG GTCCCCTCCCCTTACAATGGTTTTCCTCTGTGCTACCAAAttctctgcctctgccccttcACCTGGCACAGACATCACCATCTTCTTGAGCAGTGACCCAAGTTCTCCGTCAAAGGTGCCAATTACCAGTTCAGAAGCTAAGACCCAGGAAAATGGCCCAGCGGTGACAACCACTAAGAAAGCAACCACTTCTCTGGAATCATTCTTCCAGAAAGCTGCAGAAAAGCAGAAAGTCAAAGAAGCTTCACTTTCTTCTCTTACTGCCACTACGCAGGCCCCCATAAGCAATTCACCCTCCAAGCCCTCATTACCTTTCCAAACCAGTCGTACTTCAGGAACTGAGCCcttctttaaacagaaaagtCTGCTTCTAAAGCAGAAACAGCTTACTAATGTTTTCTTCCCTCCACAAAAACCACAGTCCAGTCCTAAAGAgttaccaaattgttttccagcaGAGTGTCCAGATTGTGCCCCTGTCTGTGAAAAGGTGAAGTTAGGATCCTTCAAAGCAACTCCTGCAGAGATGGATTTGGCCCAGAACAGCCTGAGCAGCCTTACTTCTTTAACTTCCAAGTCTGCTCTGGAGGTGGCTCAGAAGGCAACTACTACCTCCAGTCTTCTGGCTGCTGAGGACCAAGTGCCCTGTGAGAAGTGTGGCTCTCTGGTACCTGTATGGGAGATGCCAGAACATACAGACTATCATTTTGCATTGGACTTGCAGAAATCCTTTTTGCAGCCCCACTCCTCAAACCCCCAGGTTGTTCCTGCCAGTTCTCCTCAAGGCAAAAGAAATCCCAAGAGCCCTTTGGCTTCCAATAATAAACGCCCTAGGCCTCAGGGCATGCAGACATTGGAATCATTTTTTAAGCCATTAACACACTAA